One segment of Triticum aestivum cultivar Chinese Spring chromosome 2A, IWGSC CS RefSeq v2.1, whole genome shotgun sequence DNA contains the following:
- the LOC123190401 gene encoding probable E3 ubiquitin-protein ligase ATL44: protein MESPMAARRLLQEAAGLSTPGARIIADDRDIVIILASLLCALITVLGIGLVARWCACGGAEARARAAANRGVKKSVLRAIPTVAYVSADAGKGKGKEAEEAAAAPECAICLAEFEDGEAMRVLPQCGHAFHAACVDKWLRGHSSCPSCRRILAVQLPAAQRCQRCGARPDPAVATWKPPAQYGEMPPFLP, encoded by the coding sequence ATGGAGTCACCCATGGCGGCCCGGAGGCTCCTGCAGGAGGCGGCGGGCCTGTCCACGCCGGGCGCCCGGATCATCGCCGACGACAGGgacatcgtcatcatcctcgcctCGCTGCTCTGCGCGCTCATCACCGTCCTCGGCATCGGCCTCGTCGCCCGCTGGTGCGCGTGCGGCGGCGCGGAAGCCAGGGCGCGCGCCGCCGCCAACCGGGGCGTCAAGAAGTCGGTGCTCCGCGCCATCCCCACCGTCGCCTACGTCTCCGCCGACgccggcaagggcaagggcaaggaggCAGAGGAGGCCGCCGCGGCGCCGGAGTGCGCCAtctgcctcgccgagttcgagGACGGCGAGGCCATGCGCGTGCTGCCCCAGTGCGGCCACGCCTTCCACGCCGCCTGCGTCGACAAGTGGCTGCGCGGCCACTCTTCCTGCCCCTCCTGCCGCCGGATCCTCGCCGTCCAGCTGCCGGCTGCCCAGCGGTGCCAGCGCTGCGGCGCGCGCCCCGACCCAGCCGTGGCGACCTGGAAGCCTCCGGCCCAGTACGGCGAGATGCCGCCCTTCTTGCCGTAG